The following coding sequences are from one Candidatus Aminicenantes bacterium window:
- a CDS encoding dihydrodipicolinate synthase family protein: MTISLQGIFPALLTPFRGGTRDEDVDLGAFAGNIGVLNATGLAGYVVLGSNGECVSLSWDEALGLVRTARGAATSGKLVIAGTGQESTRLTIDFTNAAADLGTDAALVRPPSYFKSRLTREALKSHYLAVADAARIPVIIYNIPQNTGIAIEPSLVVELASHPNIIGLKESSGSLAYLEEIIRRLPPDFSYFVGSGYVVLPALVMGARGAILGVANAAPNHCVRIHELYREGRIAEAAALQLDIVPLNKAVMETYGIAGLKHAVGMIGQTGGRVRSPLLPLAADAAAAIARLMTELP; the protein is encoded by the coding sequence ATGACCATCAGCCTGCAAGGCATCTTCCCCGCCCTGCTCACACCCTTTCGCGGAGGCACCCGCGACGAGGACGTCGACTTGGGGGCGTTCGCCGGCAACATCGGCGTCCTCAACGCGACCGGCCTGGCCGGGTACGTCGTCTTGGGCTCGAACGGCGAATGCGTGTCTCTCTCCTGGGACGAGGCCCTCGGCCTGGTTCGGACGGCCCGCGGCGCAGCCACATCCGGCAAGCTCGTCATCGCCGGCACAGGCCAGGAATCGACCCGGCTGACGATCGACTTCACCAACGCGGCGGCCGACCTGGGCACGGATGCGGCCCTAGTCCGGCCCCCGAGCTATTTCAAGTCTCGGCTGACACGGGAGGCTTTGAAGAGCCACTACCTGGCCGTGGCCGACGCGGCCCGAATTCCCGTGATCATCTACAACATCCCCCAGAACACGGGGATCGCGATCGAGCCGTCGCTCGTCGTGGAGCTGGCGTCCCATCCCAACATCATCGGCCTTAAGGAGAGCTCGGGCAGCCTGGCCTATTTGGAAGAGATCATCCGCCGGCTCCCGCCCGACTTCAGCTATTTCGTGGGCTCGGGGTATGTCGTTCTGCCGGCCTTGGTCATGGGCGCCCGCGGCGCTATCCTGGGTGTCGCCAACGCGGCTCCGAACCATTGCGTCCGCATCCACGAGCTCTACCGGGAGGGCCGAATCGCGGAAGCGGCGGCGCTCCAGCTCGACATCGTCCCGCTCAATAAGGCGGTCATGGAGACGTACGGGATCGCCGGGCTCAAGCACGCCGTCGGGATGATCGGGCAGACGGGCGGACGGGTCCGTTCGCCGCTTCTCCCGCTCGCCGCCGATGCCGCGGCCGCCATCGCCCGCCTGATGACCGAGCTTCCGTAA
- a CDS encoding metallopeptidase family protein — protein sequence MRTKTPRRPPSGLWDRPDDPPTADGTPSRLDRAAFTRLVEESIDSLPQNFRKLLENVAVLVEDFPSPETMRDMGLRSPYQLFGLYHGIPLDKRGSYYGNVPPDVVVIYQRPIESACATEAEIREQVRDTVIHEVGHFFGFGEAELRDVERENRKKRSRS from the coding sequence TTGAGGACTAAAACGCCGCGCCGGCCGCCTTCGGGGCTCTGGGATCGTCCCGATGATCCGCCCACCGCCGACGGCACCCCTTCCCGGCTGGACCGGGCCGCCTTCACCAGACTGGTGGAAGAGTCGATCGATTCCCTGCCTCAGAATTTTCGCAAGCTGCTCGAAAACGTCGCCGTTCTCGTCGAGGACTTCCCCTCGCCGGAGACGATGCGCGACATGGGACTGCGCTCGCCCTATCAGCTCTTCGGCCTCTACCACGGCATTCCGCTGGACAAGCGGGGTTCGTACTACGGCAACGTCCCACCCGACGTCGTCGTCATCTACCAGAGGCCGATCGAGAGCGCCTGCGCCACGGAGGCGGAGATCCGCGAGCAGGTCCGCGACACGGTCATCCACGAGGTCGGCCATTTCTTCGGCTTCGGTGAGGCCGAATTGAGGGACGTCGAACGCGAGAACCGCAAGAAAAGGAGCCGGTCATGA